In Halapricum desulfuricans, a single window of DNA contains:
- a CDS encoding NOP5/NOP56 family protein produces the protein MTTDTGWFEGVDPDDLDARGAIENGTAESPADWPARAVESGFAADEDDYYDKLREATIETAREAVAERERADDQQLVHAVRAMDDCERTANELAERVAEWGGSRIGESGGGVSFTREIAEREPGGDLDEQLRALAEQVVDLDERAAELRASIERLAPEVAPNLAAMAGPVLAARLIALSGGLKQLARSASGTVQVLGAEDALFAHLRGNAPSPKHGVIYTHEYVRGTDPEHRGSAARALAGKLTLAARVDHYSGERRPELQAELDDRIETIRARGDGE, from the coding sequence ATGACCACGGACACAGGCTGGTTCGAGGGCGTCGATCCCGACGACCTCGACGCGCGCGGTGCGATCGAGAACGGGACCGCCGAATCGCCGGCGGACTGGCCGGCTCGAGCGGTCGAGTCTGGATTCGCCGCTGACGAAGACGACTACTACGACAAACTGCGCGAAGCGACCATCGAAACCGCCCGCGAGGCCGTCGCCGAACGCGAGCGCGCCGATGACCAGCAGCTCGTCCACGCCGTTCGCGCGATGGACGACTGTGAACGCACTGCAAACGAACTGGCCGAGCGTGTCGCCGAGTGGGGCGGCAGTCGGATCGGCGAGTCCGGTGGTGGCGTCTCATTCACCCGCGAGATCGCCGAGCGCGAACCGGGGGGCGACCTCGACGAGCAACTGCGCGCGCTCGCCGAGCAGGTGGTCGACCTCGACGAGCGGGCCGCCGAACTCCGGGCGTCGATCGAGCGGCTCGCGCCCGAGGTCGCGCCGAACCTCGCGGCGATGGCCGGGCCGGTGCTCGCGGCGCGGCTGATCGCGCTCTCGGGCGGGCTGAAACAGCTGGCGCGCTCGGCCAGCGGAACGGTCCAGGTCCTGGGAGCCGAAGACGCACTTTTTGCCCACCTGCGGGGGAACGCCCCCTCGCCGAAGCACGGGGTCATCTACACCCACGAGTACGTCCGCGGGACCGACCCCGAACACCGCGGCTCGGCCGCCCGGGCGCTCGCGGGCAAACTGACGCTCGCCGCTCGCGTCGACCACTACAGCGGCGAGCGCCGACCCGAACTCCAGGCCGAACTGGACGACCGCATCGAGACGATCCGCGCGCGGGGTGACGGCGAATGA
- a CDS encoding helix-turn-helix domain-containing protein translates to MSPDDTTDEDRTDVAGGGESIDVEAEDGGEPVGVTVDDEGGVRERLEEEADRAVGEFDDRLVDLLAWVLDTETRARIYVNLRQYPHSTSDEIAEETGLYPSTVREALAELHEEGKVTRRKRESDGAGNNPYEYSAMAPSDLVSEIVDDVQEQLNTVFNLDSHLEERELDADEPVTITVEDASENDEE, encoded by the coding sequence ATGTCGCCAGACGACACCACAGACGAGGACCGGACTGACGTAGCAGGGGGCGGAGAATCAATCGACGTCGAGGCCGAGGACGGCGGCGAGCCAGTCGGCGTAACGGTCGACGACGAGGGGGGCGTCCGCGAGCGTCTCGAAGAGGAAGCCGACCGGGCGGTCGGGGAGTTCGACGACCGACTGGTCGACCTGCTCGCGTGGGTGCTCGATACCGAGACCCGCGCGCGGATATACGTCAATCTCCGCCAATACCCCCACAGCACGAGCGATGAGATCGCCGAGGAGACCGGCCTGTACCCGAGCACGGTCCGGGAGGCGCTCGCGGAACTCCACGAGGAGGGCAAAGTGACGCGGCGCAAGCGCGAGAGCGACGGCGCGGGCAACAACCCCTACGAGTACAGCGCGATGGCCCCCAGCGACCTCGTCTCGGAGATCGTCGACGACGTACAGGAACAGCTCAACACGGTCTTCAATCTCGATTCTCACCTCGAAGAGCGCGAGTTGGACGCCGACGAACCCGTGACGATCACCGTCGAAGACGCCAGCGAGAACGACGAAGAGTGA
- a CDS encoding glutamate--cysteine ligase gives MDTGTESPFTRLGTLGVEEEFYVVDDAGRPTAGSDELVYESDLPPVLDDRIDHELFKTVIETRTRLIEDPEHAREAVLEVRNALVEHAREHGFEVAAAGLHPLAKWRELERAEKPRYRAQLDRIQYPQHRNTTAGVHVHVGVDDGEKAMWIANEIRWHLPIMLALSANSPYWNGYDTGLASARAKIFEGLPNTGMPTAFESIEEYRGFEAQMLETDSISDRGELWFDVRPHTEYGTVEIRAPDGQADPDRTMAFVEYAHALVLDLAERYEDGESKTEMRRELLDENKWRATRHGHDASFIARDGDGTVDLEEVVYRDADRLGVDGIREIYEGESGSQRQRRLRDEAGVDALCDALQLRVQQAASRRM, from the coding sequence ATGGATACGGGCACGGAGTCGCCGTTCACCCGCCTCGGAACGCTGGGTGTCGAGGAAGAGTTCTACGTCGTCGACGACGCGGGCCGGCCGACTGCCGGATCGGACGAACTGGTCTACGAGTCCGACCTCCCTCCCGTGCTCGACGATCGAATCGACCACGAACTGTTCAAGACTGTCATCGAAACCCGGACCCGACTGATCGAGGACCCGGAACACGCCCGCGAGGCCGTTCTCGAGGTGCGCAACGCGCTCGTCGAACACGCCCGCGAGCACGGGTTCGAGGTCGCAGCAGCGGGGCTGCACCCGCTGGCGAAGTGGCGCGAACTCGAACGCGCCGAGAAGCCGCGCTACCGGGCGCAACTGGACCGCATCCAGTACCCGCAGCACCGCAACACGACCGCCGGCGTCCACGTCCACGTCGGCGTCGACGACGGCGAGAAGGCCATGTGGATCGCCAACGAGATCCGGTGGCACCTCCCGATCATGCTGGCGCTGTCGGCCAACTCGCCGTACTGGAACGGCTACGACACGGGGCTGGCGTCCGCCCGGGCGAAGATCTTCGAGGGACTGCCCAACACGGGCATGCCGACGGCGTTCGAATCGATCGAGGAGTACCGCGGGTTCGAAGCGCAGATGCTGGAGACGGATTCGATCAGCGACCGCGGGGAGCTGTGGTTCGACGTGCGACCGCACACCGAGTACGGCACCGTCGAGATCCGCGCGCCGGACGGACAGGCCGACCCCGACCGGACGATGGCGTTCGTCGAGTACGCCCACGCGCTCGTGCTCGATCTGGCCGAACGCTACGAGGACGGCGAATCCAAAACGGAGATGCGGCGCGAACTGCTCGACGAGAACAAGTGGCGGGCGACCCGTCACGGCCACGACGCCTCCTTTATCGCCCGCGACGGCGACGGAACGGTCGACCTCGAGGAGGTCGTCTACCGGGACGCCGACCGACTCGGCGTCGACGGCATCCGCGAGATCTACGAGGGCGAGAGCGGATCACAACGGCAGCGCCGTCTCCGTGATGAGGCGGGCGTCGACGCGCTCTGTGACGCGCTCCAGCTGCGGGTGCAGCAGGCCGCCTCTCGTCGAATGTGA
- a CDS encoding fibrillarin-like rRNA/tRNA 2'-O-methyltransferase gives MSLPEGIQRRTFDGRESLATRGPQVSEEAVVDGWRRWDPGRSKVAAMFERGLDHGLAGGERVLYLGAASGTTVSHVADFAGPTYAVEFAPRPTRDLIEVAADRERLFPLLKDARKPETYAHVVEPVEVLVQDVATRGQAEVALANRQFLEPDGRLLLAIKARSEDVTADPETVFEEVSATLESGYEILDRARLEPYHGDHLGVVATPRQ, from the coding sequence ATGAGCCTCCCCGAGGGCATCCAGCGCCGAACGTTCGACGGCCGCGAGTCGCTTGCGACCCGCGGGCCACAGGTCTCCGAGGAGGCGGTCGTCGACGGGTGGCGCCGCTGGGACCCCGGCCGCTCGAAGGTCGCGGCGATGTTCGAACGCGGGCTGGATCACGGCCTCGCCGGCGGCGAGCGCGTGCTCTATCTCGGGGCCGCAAGCGGGACGACAGTCAGCCACGTCGCCGATTTCGCCGGGCCGACCTACGCCGTCGAGTTCGCCCCGCGGCCGACCCGCGACCTGATCGAGGTCGCCGCCGATCGCGAGCGGTTGTTCCCGCTGTTGAAAGACGCGCGCAAGCCCGAGACCTACGCCCACGTCGTCGAGCCGGTCGAGGTCCTGGTCCAGGACGTCGCGACGCGCGGGCAGGCCGAGGTCGCGCTCGCGAACCGACAGTTCCTCGAACCTGACGGTCGGCTGCTGCTGGCGATCAAAGCCCGCAGCGAGGACGTGACCGCCGATCCCGAAACGGTCTTCGAGGAGGTCAGCGCGACTCTCGAATCCGGCTACGAGATCCTCGATCGGGCGCGGCTGGAACCGTACCACGGCGATCACCTGGGCGTCGTCGCCACACCGCGGCAATAA